The Streptomyces luteogriseus genome includes a window with the following:
- the uraH gene encoding hydroxyisourate hydrolase: protein MSTSTTASVSTHILDTSVGRPAEGVAVQLSARSGRAADWQTLGGSATDADGRCKDLPALPEGTTHVRLDFAVEAYFEKSANQQADAQQDAPANRDSGAGVFFPEVAITFAVVPGEHYHVPLLLNPFGYSVYRGS, encoded by the coding sequence ATGAGCACCAGCACCACCGCATCCGTGTCCACACACATCCTGGACACCAGCGTCGGCCGCCCCGCCGAGGGCGTCGCCGTCCAGCTCTCCGCCCGCTCCGGGCGTGCCGCGGACTGGCAGACGCTCGGCGGCTCCGCGACCGACGCGGACGGCCGGTGCAAGGACCTCCCGGCGCTGCCCGAGGGCACCACCCACGTACGGCTCGACTTCGCCGTCGAGGCGTACTTCGAGAAATCTGCGAACCAGCAAGCCGATGCGCAGCAGGACGCCCCCGCGAATCGGGACAGCGGCGCCGGTGTGTTCTTCCCGGAGGTGGCGATCACGTTCGCCGTCGTGCCGGGCGAGCACTACCACGTACCGCTGCTGCTCAACCCGTTCGGCTACTCCGTTTACCGAGGGAGCTAG
- the uraD gene encoding 2-oxo-4-hydroxy-4-carboxy-5-ureidoimidazoline decarboxylase, translating into MTSTSTPPGLARFNTLEEHAALAALHEACASTAWAKRLLAARPYATVEDLYAASDAAMAELTAADLDEAMAGHPPIGRPKPGDPTSAREQRGMAGASDALKAEMLELNLAYQERFGHVFLICATGRTGEQMRDAVRERIGNTPEREREIVRTELGKINRIRLARLVEED; encoded by the coding sequence GTGACTTCCACTTCCACGCCGCCGGGCCTGGCCCGGTTCAACACCCTCGAGGAGCACGCGGCCCTCGCCGCGCTCCACGAGGCGTGCGCTTCCACGGCGTGGGCGAAACGCCTGCTGGCCGCCCGCCCCTACGCCACCGTCGAGGACCTGTACGCCGCGAGCGACGCCGCCATGGCGGAGCTGACGGCCGCGGACCTCGACGAGGCGATGGCCGGCCACCCGCCCATCGGCCGCCCCAAGCCCGGTGACCCCACCTCGGCGCGGGAGCAGCGCGGCATGGCCGGCGCCTCCGACGCACTCAAGGCGGAGATGCTGGAACTGAACCTCGCCTACCAGGAGAGGTTCGGCCATGTCTTCCTGATCTGCGCCACCGGCCGGACCGGCGAGCAGATGCGCGACGCGGTCAGGGAACGGATCGGCAACACACCGGAGCGGGAGCGGGAGATCGTCCGCACCGAGCTGGGCAAGATCAACCGTATCCGGCTCGCCCGCCTCGTCGAAGAAGACTGA
- the pucL gene encoding factor-independent urate hydroxylase encodes MPTILGQNQYGKAENRVVKITRDGATHHIKDLNVSVALSGDMEEVHYSGSNANVLPTDTTKNTVYAFAKEHGIESAEQFGIHLARHFVTSQEPIRTARIRIEEYAWERIEASDANSRFIGADEVKHSFVRKGQETRLTQITYDGERWEVVSGLKDLVVMNSTNSEFWGYVKDKYTTLKEAYDRILATEVSGRWRFNWTDDEQRMPNWEKSYEQVRKHMLQAFAETYSLSLQQTLYQMGARIIDNRSEIDEVRFSLPNKHHFLVDLEPFGLKNDNEVYFAADRPYGLIEATVLRDGCEAKIPVDLTNL; translated from the coding sequence ATGCCCACCATTCTGGGACAGAACCAGTACGGCAAGGCCGAGAACCGAGTCGTGAAGATCACGCGGGACGGCGCCACCCACCACATCAAGGACCTGAACGTCTCGGTCGCGCTCTCCGGCGACATGGAGGAGGTCCACTACTCCGGCTCGAACGCCAACGTCCTGCCGACCGACACCACCAAGAACACGGTGTACGCGTTCGCCAAGGAGCACGGCATCGAGTCGGCCGAGCAGTTCGGCATCCACCTCGCCCGGCACTTCGTGACCTCGCAGGAGCCGATCAGGACGGCCCGGATCCGCATCGAGGAGTACGCCTGGGAGCGGATCGAGGCCTCCGACGCCAACTCCCGGTTCATCGGCGCCGACGAGGTCAAGCACTCCTTCGTCCGCAAGGGCCAGGAGACACGGCTCACGCAGATCACCTACGACGGTGAGCGCTGGGAGGTCGTCTCCGGCCTGAAGGACCTCGTCGTGATGAACTCGACGAACTCCGAGTTCTGGGGCTACGTCAAGGACAAGTACACGACCCTGAAGGAGGCCTACGACCGCATCCTGGCCACCGAGGTCTCCGGCCGCTGGCGGTTCAACTGGACCGACGACGAGCAGCGCATGCCGAACTGGGAGAAGTCCTACGAGCAGGTGAGGAAGCACATGCTCCAGGCCTTCGCCGAGACCTACTCGCTCTCGCTCCAGCAGACCCTGTACCAGATGGGTGCGCGGATCATCGACAACCGCAGCGAGATCGACGAGGTCCGCTTCTCCCTGCCGAACAAGCACCACTTCCTGGTGGATCTGGAGCCGTTCGGGCTGAAGAACGACAACGAGGTGTACTTCGCCGCCGACCGC